A stretch of the Triticum aestivum cultivar Chinese Spring unplaced genomic scaffold, IWGSC CS RefSeq v2.1 scaffold189464, whole genome shotgun sequence genome encodes the following:
- the LOC123172327 gene encoding proline-rich antigen homolog: MASYRLLVILVFSALLLDVAVADTYPADCPYPCLLPPPTPPASSADCPPPPSSPSGSGYVYPPPSSSGNSPPTPSSWSYPPPSGGYIPGFYQPPAGGGGGGGGGGGGGGGNFGPAPPPPNPILPWYPWYYRSPPSSSATRPGRASAVVLCLVAAVTAAAALVGY, from the coding sequence ATGGCGTCCTACAGGCTGCTCGTGATCCTGGTCTTCTCCGCACTCCTCCTCGACGTCGCGGTCGCTGACACCTACCCGGCCGACTGCCCCTACCCGTGCCTGCTGCCGCCGCCCACGCCCCCGGCCTCCAGCGCCGACTGCCCGCCGCCACCCTCCTCGCCATCCGGCTCCGGCTACGTGTACCCGCCCCCGTCCTCCTCCGGGAACTCCCCGCCGACGCCGTCGTCCTGGAGCTACCCACCACCGTCTGGGGGCTACATTCCCGGCTTCTACCAGCCTCCCGCCGGcgggggcggtggtggtggcggaggcggaggagggggtggcggcaACTTCGGGCCTGCGCCACCGCCGCCGAACCCCATCCTGCCGTGGTACCCCTGGTACTACCGGTCCCCGCCGTCCTCGTCCGCGACCAGGCCTGGTCGCGCCTCGGCGGTCGTACTCTGCCTGGTGGCCGCCGTGACTGCCGCTGCTGCTCTGGTCGGTTACTAG